A section of the Pseudanabaena mucicola str. Chao 1806 genome encodes:
- a CDS encoding phage tail protein: MKTPEANEESLASADLHTQQQGESKLNAMRSPRPCNLLIHPNEPSEIVVKLKNSSNRTLLTDLRVEGNFPEGWCQIGMEGNELPPYAEMEAVLYFLIPADFFERQDAIAPNQTLTINYHGILQVYGGYTQSPDPNENADISLTTSTLVSHLELFDLESFRLYVRPTSLYLDFLPDVYREVDFVGRLLKIFEECFEPDVQISDALWAYLDPMLSPETMLPFLAHWVGWELTPAIDMQRQRYLIKQAMQIYRWRGTRRGLRFYIHLFTGLPLDEHLPESEKHISVFEVTGRGFVLGAAQIGINTSAGGRRPFHFIVRIRNDSQNRLDLALIHQIIEREKPAFCTYDLEII, encoded by the coding sequence ATGAAAACTCCCGAAGCTAACGAGGAGTCTCTAGCTAGTGCCGATCTCCACACTCAGCAACAGGGTGAGTCAAAGTTAAATGCCATGCGATCGCCTAGACCTTGCAATTTACTGATCCATCCGAATGAGCCAAGTGAAATCGTCGTAAAGCTCAAAAATTCCAGTAATCGAACCCTCCTGACTGATTTACGAGTTGAGGGTAATTTCCCTGAAGGATGGTGTCAAATTGGCATGGAGGGTAATGAACTGCCGCCCTATGCGGAAATGGAAGCGGTGCTCTATTTCCTCATACCTGCGGATTTCTTTGAAAGACAAGATGCGATCGCTCCAAATCAAACGTTAACCATTAACTACCACGGCATCTTACAGGTTTATGGTGGCTATACCCAAAGTCCAGATCCTAATGAAAACGCAGATATATCATTAACAACTTCAACGCTAGTTTCCCATCTAGAACTATTTGATCTTGAATCCTTTCGCCTCTATGTGCGCCCAACTAGCCTGTATTTAGATTTCTTGCCCGATGTCTATCGCGAAGTTGATTTTGTCGGACGACTACTTAAAATTTTTGAAGAATGCTTTGAGCCTGATGTCCAGATTTCCGATGCTTTATGGGCTTACCTCGACCCCATGCTTTCCCCAGAGACGATGTTGCCATTTTTAGCGCATTGGGTAGGTTGGGAATTAACTCCAGCGATCGATATGCAGCGTCAACGCTATCTGATCAAACAAGCAATGCAAATCTACCGTTGGCGAGGAACACGTCGCGGACTTCGTTTTTACATTCATCTATTCACAGGGCTTCCTCTTGATGAACATTTACCAGAATCCGAAAAACATATTAGCGTTTTTGAAGTGACTGGACGAGGCTTTGTACTCGGAGCCGCCCAAATAGGAATCAATACATCGGCGGGAGGACGTAGACCTTTTCATTTCATTGTGAGGATTCGTAACGATTCACAAAATAGACTCGATTTAGCATTGATTCATCAGATCATTGAACGAGAGAAACCTGCATTCTGTACCTACGACTTAGAAATTATATGA
- a CDS encoding DUF7689 domain-containing protein has translation MNKSIKLELTFQSLKKSNYCVTSKITPVYNCIAWAAGENDRWWWPIPYEAPYYWPESGKDELLEDFISGFGTLGYISCENGDIEEGYEKVAIYVDEDGEVSHMARQLDTGLWTSKCGRLEDIQHNLEDLEGGDGYGYGKVSHFIKRKKR, from the coding sequence ATGAATAAATCTATCAAACTTGAGCTTACATTCCAAAGCTTAAAAAAATCAAACTACTGTGTGACAAGTAAAATAACTCCTGTATACAACTGTATTGCTTGGGCTGCTGGAGAAAATGATAGATGGTGGTGGCCGATTCCCTATGAAGCACCTTACTACTGGCCAGAATCTGGTAAAGACGAATTACTGGAAGACTTTATATCTGGTTTTGGAACTCTTGGATATATTTCTTGCGAAAATGGCGATATTGAAGAAGGGTATGAAAAAGTTGCCATTTATGTAGATGAAGACGGTGAAGTTAGCCATATGGCTAGACAACTAGATACGGGTTTATGGACAAGTAAATGTGGAAGATTGGAAGATATTCAACATAATCTTGAAGATTTAGAAGGTGGGGATGGATATGGTTATGGAAAAGTCTCTCATTTTATTAAACGAAAGAAAAGATAA
- the priA gene encoding primosomal protein N', which produces MTLFDLANISVDRYVTVIVDCIGIDDLLTYRIPEDVELQVGDILNVPLGNRQVGAIALQITDTSPIADLETEIKEISAVVSSGIFPKTYWELLTRTADYYRTPVMQTVKTALPPKLLEQSHYRIKIKQLEVPMMNLSATKSAQMVWNFLQEHQGNAKGLSRRYIQQKLGRYTGAGLRELQKLDLIETVLELPNRPQPKYEDIVVLIKVPDREITTRQAEVLTILQHQGGECLKTQLCKLAKTSASVIQNLEIKGYVVISKRESLRLGGKSHTVIRDRAKALTSDQDCALQQILKAITNNNSSQFLLHGVTGSGKTEVYLQAIATVLEAGKSALVLVPEIGLTPQLTDRFRARFGDAKVNVYHSQLSDGERFDTWRLMLTGASQVVIGTRSAVFAPLSKLGLIVMDEEHDNSFKQDQPQPCYHARTVAQWRSQLEQVPLIMGSATPSAELVFAQKKQELIYLELPHRIGNRAMPPIEIVDMRDEFKAGNYSTLSRKLQIAIAEMLEAKQQGILFIHRRGYSTFVSCRSCGYVAECPHCDVSLSYHDPISPTAHQPKSAHLRCHYCNYTQIQPKSCPQCNSPYFKYFGSGTQKVEQELTKLFPNIRLIRFDSDTTRNKDQHRLLIDQFRTGAADLLVGTQMLTKGLDIPQVTLVGVVSADGLLNFSDYRAGERAAQTLLQVSGRAGRGEEDGKVIMQTYTPEHPAIQAVQSYRLEEFMQTELEMREALRYPPKGQMVLIHLSSENAQIVESSANELAEYLRQLENDWEILGATPATITKVANRYRWQILLKFMPDVLPNVPSLEELRMLVNSKAVRVAIDVDPLTIL; this is translated from the coding sequence ATGACTCTGTTTGATTTAGCTAACATTTCAGTCGATCGCTATGTCACGGTAATCGTTGATTGCATTGGGATTGATGATTTGCTGACCTATCGGATTCCTGAAGATGTCGAACTTCAAGTTGGTGATATTCTTAATGTTCCTTTAGGTAATCGTCAAGTGGGGGCGATCGCGTTACAAATTACTGATACTTCCCCAATTGCTGATCTTGAAACAGAAATTAAGGAAATTAGTGCTGTAGTCAGTTCAGGGATTTTCCCAAAGACCTATTGGGAATTGTTAACGCGCACGGCAGATTATTATCGGACTCCCGTGATGCAAACGGTGAAAACGGCTTTACCTCCCAAATTGCTCGAGCAGTCTCATTACCGTATCAAAATCAAGCAATTAGAAGTTCCAATGATGAATCTAAGTGCTACCAAGTCAGCCCAAATGGTGTGGAATTTTTTGCAAGAGCATCAGGGCAATGCTAAAGGGCTAAGTCGTCGCTATATCCAACAAAAGCTTGGTAGATATACAGGTGCAGGGCTAAGGGAATTACAAAAACTAGATTTGATTGAAACGGTTTTAGAATTACCCAATCGTCCGCAGCCTAAGTATGAAGATATTGTGGTTTTAATTAAGGTTCCTGATCGCGAAATCACGACTAGACAAGCAGAAGTATTAACCATTTTGCAACATCAAGGCGGAGAATGTCTCAAGACTCAATTATGTAAGTTAGCAAAAACCTCAGCCTCCGTGATTCAGAACTTAGAGATTAAAGGATATGTCGTCATCTCTAAAAGAGAATCTCTACGATTAGGGGGCAAAAGTCATACGGTCATTCGCGATCGCGCTAAAGCTCTCACCTCTGATCAAGATTGTGCCCTACAGCAAATTTTAAAAGCGATCACCAACAACAACTCATCCCAATTTCTGCTGCACGGGGTAACAGGCTCAGGTAAAACTGAAGTGTATCTGCAAGCGATCGCGACTGTCCTCGAAGCTGGCAAATCGGCATTGGTACTAGTACCTGAAATTGGTTTGACACCGCAATTAACGGATCGCTTTCGAGCAAGATTTGGTGACGCTAAGGTAAATGTGTATCATAGTCAGTTGTCGGACGGTGAACGCTTTGATACATGGCGCTTGATGCTGACAGGAGCATCACAGGTAGTCATTGGTACGCGATCGGCGGTCTTTGCGCCATTATCTAAACTGGGATTAATTGTGATGGATGAGGAGCATGATAATAGCTTCAAGCAGGATCAACCTCAACCCTGTTACCATGCGCGGACAGTAGCCCAGTGGCGATCGCAGTTAGAGCAAGTTCCTCTTATCATGGGTTCCGCAACTCCTTCCGCCGAATTAGTCTTTGCTCAGAAAAAGCAGGAATTAATTTATTTGGAACTGCCTCATCGCATTGGCAATCGAGCAATGCCACCGATTGAAATTGTGGATATGCGAGATGAATTTAAGGCAGGTAATTACTCGACTTTGAGCCGCAAATTACAGATCGCGATCGCCGAAATGCTAGAAGCAAAGCAGCAAGGAATTCTATTCATCCATCGACGCGGCTATAGTACCTTCGTTTCCTGTCGCTCCTGTGGCTATGTTGCGGAATGTCCCCATTGCGATGTTTCTCTCTCCTATCACGATCCCATTTCGCCCACCGCCCATCAACCCAAATCCGCCCATTTGCGCTGTCATTATTGCAATTACACCCAAATCCAGCCAAAATCTTGTCCTCAATGTAATTCACCCTATTTTAAATATTTTGGTAGTGGCACTCAAAAAGTAGAACAGGAACTTACCAAATTATTCCCCAATATTCGCCTGATTCGTTTTGATAGTGACACCACCCGCAACAAGGATCAGCATCGTCTGCTCATTGATCAGTTCCGCACGGGAGCCGCCGATTTGTTAGTGGGAACCCAAATGTTAACTAAGGGTTTAGATATTCCTCAAGTAACTTTAGTAGGTGTAGTTTCTGCCGACGGATTATTAAACTTTTCCGATTATCGTGCAGGAGAACGAGCCGCACAAACTCTCTTACAAGTGTCAGGTCGAGCAGGTCGTGGCGAAGAAGATGGCAAAGTCATCATGCAAACCTATACCCCAGAACATCCTGCCATTCAAGCAGTTCAAAGCTATCGCCTAGAAGAATTTATGCAAACTGAACTAGAGATGCGGGAAGCATTGCGCTATCCTCCCAAAGGACAAATGGTCTTGATTCATCTCAGTAGTGAGAATGCTCAGATAGTAGAGAGTTCTGCAAATGAATTGGCAGAATATTTACGACAATTAGAAAATGACTGGGAAATATTAGGGGCAACTCCCGCCACGATCACTAAAGTCGCCAATCGTTACCGCTGGCAAATTCTATTAAAATTCATGCCCGATGTTTTACCGAATGTCCCAAGTTTAGAAGAGTTACGAATGTTAGTCAATTCTAAAGCTGTTAGAGTTGCGATCGATGTCGATCCACTGACTATTTTGTAG
- a CDS encoding PDC sensor domain-containing protein — MSSISQVVPIVISIQVVIAVAVTNVISFYSSEHTVQKLTKNLCKNLSQRVEQHIDSYLKDSVQINQALATALSNGSVNPNDINQVQKEIFDKSREFNTQNILFFGSEKGSMVGIERQSPSSSKFFLRIRDESTIPNRPTYELSSNGERGKLVTNEVYDHRNRPWYEAAKQSGKAIWSSIFVSTTDRELTTTYAIPIYNFDGLLQGVSGINISLKQIKQYMLSIRPTDKWQMFLVEENGNLVASTTEEPIFSTQGNKVERFEISQSKNPKLQKAGLSIKENLGEFKNIQDQSSQVLEFEFNGEKYILSAHKLSKDSQLNWSVGIIVPKSIFMKEIDDNNRVTLIITITMLGINIVVGLAISSWLLRPIKNLMVAAKEIEEDSFNPEGLEAIATRKDELGKMARVFQEMGSTVAERNQGLKLQLNKLREDNDEAKKAAMSLSMGSNSLKSILSRARAARNK, encoded by the coding sequence ATGTCCTCAATTAGTCAAGTTGTTCCAATTGTCATCAGCATCCAAGTTGTAATTGCAGTTGCGGTTACAAATGTAATTTCCTTCTATAGTAGTGAACATACAGTCCAAAAGTTAACTAAGAATCTTTGTAAAAATTTAAGCCAACGAGTCGAACAGCATATTGATTCCTATCTTAAGGATTCAGTGCAGATTAACCAAGCCCTAGCTACTGCTTTGAGTAATGGGAGTGTCAATCCTAATGATATTAACCAAGTTCAAAAAGAGATATTCGATAAATCTAGGGAATTTAACACACAAAATATTCTTTTTTTTGGTAGTGAAAAAGGATCAATGGTTGGAATTGAAAGACAATCCCCATCAAGTTCCAAATTCTTCTTGCGAATCCGAGATGAGAGTACAATCCCCAATCGACCAACCTATGAACTCAGTAGTAATGGTGAACGAGGCAAATTAGTCACAAATGAAGTCTACGATCATCGGAATCGTCCTTGGTATGAGGCGGCTAAGCAATCTGGAAAAGCCATCTGGAGTTCTATTTTTGTGAGCACCACTGATCGTGAACTTACTACGACCTATGCGATCCCGATCTATAATTTTGATGGTCTTTTACAGGGAGTCTCGGGTATTAATATTTCCCTCAAGCAGATAAAGCAGTATATGCTCTCAATCCGTCCTACAGATAAGTGGCAAATGTTTTTAGTAGAAGAGAATGGTAACTTAGTCGCATCAACAACTGAAGAACCGATATTTAGTACTCAAGGTAATAAAGTTGAGCGTTTTGAAATTTCGCAAAGCAAGAATCCTAAACTTCAAAAAGCAGGTTTATCTATCAAAGAGAATTTAGGAGAATTTAAAAACATTCAAGATCAATCCTCTCAAGTTCTCGAATTTGAGTTTAACGGTGAGAAATACATTTTGAGCGCTCATAAATTATCCAAAGATTCACAGCTAAATTGGTCTGTGGGCATAATTGTGCCTAAATCTATTTTTATGAAAGAAATTGATGATAACAATCGGGTCACATTAATTATTACCATCACCATGCTAGGTATAAATATTGTGGTTGGTTTAGCGATCTCTTCATGGCTACTCCGCCCAATTAAAAATCTGATGGTTGCCGCTAAAGAAATCGAAGAGGATTCCTTTAATCCTGAAGGATTAGAAGCAATTGCCACACGTAAGGATGAATTGGGAAAAATGGCAAGGGTATTTCAAGAAATGGGAAGTACAGTTGCTGAACGCAATCAAGGGCTGAAACTGCAATTAAACAAATTACGTGAGGACAATGACGAGGCGAAAAAAGCCGCCATGAGTTTATCAATGGGTTCTAATTCATTAAAATCAATTTTGAGCCGTGCTAGAGCTGCTCGCAATAAATAG
- a CDS encoding pyridoxine 5'-phosphate synthase: MPTLGVNIDHIATIRQARRGVEPDPVAAAVIAELAGADGITVHLREDRRHIQERDVRLLRQTIRTRLNLEMAATPEMVAIALDVKPDYITLVPERREEITTEGGLNVKAQCDRLAKFVYQLQGAGIPVSLFIDAEPEQLQASARTGAKFVELHTGTYANAQNEVEYKRELELLTKGGELAISLGLRLNSGHGLTYWNTRPIAQIKGMEELNIGHSIICRAVLVGLDKAIREMKELINS, translated from the coding sequence TTGCCTACGCTGGGAGTAAATATCGACCATATTGCTACCATTCGCCAAGCTCGTCGTGGTGTCGAGCCAGATCCTGTCGCAGCAGCAGTGATCGCTGAATTAGCTGGTGCGGATGGGATAACTGTCCACTTACGTGAAGATCGTCGTCATATTCAAGAGCGAGATGTTCGATTACTCAGACAAACTATCCGTACCAGACTCAACCTCGAAATGGCGGCAACCCCCGAAATGGTGGCGATCGCTCTAGATGTAAAGCCTGACTATATTACCCTCGTGCCTGAACGTCGCGAAGAAATAACTACTGAGGGTGGTTTAAATGTAAAAGCTCAATGCGATCGTTTGGCTAAATTTGTGTATCAATTACAAGGAGCTGGGATACCTGTGAGTTTGTTTATTGATGCTGAACCAGAACAATTGCAGGCTTCTGCGCGAACAGGTGCAAAATTTGTGGAATTACATACAGGTACTTATGCTAATGCCCAAAATGAGGTGGAGTATAAACGTGAGCTTGAACTATTGACTAAAGGTGGAGAATTAGCGATTAGCCTAGGGCTAAGGCTAAATTCGGGACATGGCTTAACCTATTGGAATACTCGCCCTATAGCACAGATTAAGGGAATGGAGGAGCTAAACATTGGACATAGCATTATTTGCCGAGCTGTGTTAGTTGGTTTAGATAAGGCGATTCGGGAAATGAAAGAGTTGATCAACTCATAA